In one Hypomesus transpacificus isolate Combined female chromosome 18, fHypTra1, whole genome shotgun sequence genomic region, the following are encoded:
- the hcfc1b gene encoding host cell factor 1b isoform X2, whose amino-acid sequence MTSGTSSSVLQPRWKRVLGWSGPVPRPRHGHRAVAIKELMVVFGGGNEGIVDELHVYNTATNQWFIPAVRGDIPPGCAAYGFVCDGTRLLVFGGMVEYGKYSNDLYELQASRWEWKRLKAKGPKNGPPPCPRLGHSFSLVGNKCYLFGGLANDSEDPKNNIPRYLNDLYTLELRAGSSVVGWDIPITYGVLPPPRESHTAVVYTEKTSKKSRIIIYGGMSGCRLGDLWVFDIDTLTWNKPAINGTAPLPRSLHSATTITNKMFVFGGWVPLVMDDVKVATHEKEWKCTNTLACLNLDTMMWETVLMDSLEDNIPRARAGHCSVAINSRLYVWSGRDGYRKAWNNQVCCKDLWYLETERPHPPARVQLVRANTNSLEVSWGAVQTADTYLLQLQKYDIPATSAAASTPAGSAAATSLPSITPKSPAPAAASVASHGLPLQGITLVPSPTTSVPGSPLGARGPAILKVAAPHSTTGTSIVTVRQANQAGKSPVTLTSLPAGVRMVVPAQGAHGTPIGSSPQMSGMAALAAAAAATQKIPPSTATMINVPPGATIVKTLAVSPGSTTMPVKVGSPIMVSNPATRMLKTAAAQVGTSCITTPNTPTRPIITVHKSGTVTVAQQTQVVTTMVGGVTKTITLVKSPLTMGGSGTLFSNLGNLGKVMSVVQTKPGQAGTMTGQGGTQIIQTKGPLPAGTILKLVTSADGKPTTIITSSQAGGTGTKPTILGISGMSPTSTSKPGTTIIKTIPMSALQQGATGRPLYGVTSSAGMKSPITILTTKMMTPGTGKFITTVPKLGTGVGQQGLTQVVLKGAPGQPGTILRTVPMGGVRLVSPGTVSSVKPTVTTLVVKGTTGMTTLGTVTGTVSTTLAGGGVANATLATPITTLSSQVVSSASSSSPTQVTLITTPSGVEAQPVQDLPVSIMASPTSDQPSASSGSGAEASSGDTPGTVTLVCSNPPCETHETGTTNTSTVASSTMGGVEQRVCSNPPCETHETGTTNTATVASSGMGRGTQQACTNPPSETHDTGTTNTATTASCNMGSNQTGVPTSSGSDSPSSPSGSSDPLSPSVSGANSAPGVLRPETLRTGTTYTHTTARSNMGSDQTGTVQSSTKEKSGQGSGVTSPVCSNPPCETQVTSTTTTSGAGSIQQTCSNPPCETHETGTTSTPTQASSSMGAPGQAEVAQRVCSNPPCETHETGTTNTPSTASSNQAGTVQRVCSNPPCETHETGTTNTATTATAQPAGEGAQDDNGTTDAPSSSSSTESSAVTTTQSRAVTTVTQATPTPGPSVPDISSMCGEDQKADSSEAVAAATGEGEEPMQTDDSAAAGSILQVHMETEPSQPDQTQMEQGGGAEPMSLPQELMSSEGATGTTLMVTGLTPEELAVTAAAEEAAQAAASEEAQALAIQAVLQAAQQAVMNEGEASSETQQPTTIPIVLTQQELAALVQQQQQLQEAQAQAQALAQQEAAAQGQAAASLPTEGLAPADSLNDPTSESNGHEMASAVTSAVARLASTFATPQTLSSAGPAKMQAAATMADVANGIESATGQGAPPSMVPKPAVKKDNQWYDVGIVKVTNMVVTHFYVPADDSVSDDDSGAMPDYTQMRKLELQPGTAYKFRVAGINNCGRGTFSEVSAFKTCLPGFPGAPCAIKISKSPDGAHLTWEPPSVTSGKIIEYSVYLAIQSSQTTQESKPSTPAQLAFMRVFCGPSPSCLVQSSSLSNAHIDYTTKPAIIFRIAARNEKGYGPATQVRWLQETSKDGSAAKPAAKRPGTSPDTKATGPKKARADQ is encoded by the exons ATGACATCTGGGACCTCAAGCTCAGTTCTGCAGCCACGGTGGAAGCGGGTGTTGGGATGGTCCGGCCCGGTACCCCGGCCCCGCCACGGCCACCGTGCGGTGGCAATTAAGGAATTAATGGTTGTATTCGGGGGAGGCAATGAAGGAATTGTGGACGAACTACACGTTTACAATACAG CAACCAACCAGTGGTTTATTCCTGCTGTCCGCGGAGACATCCCCCCCGGTTGTGCTGCGTATGGGTTCGTGTGTGATGGTACCAGACTACTCGTCTTTGGAGGAATGGTTGAATATGGAAAATACAGCAATGATCTGTATGAACTGCAG GCCAGCCGATGGGAATGGAAACGACTGAAGGCAAAAGGGCCCAAGAACGGGCCGCCTCCCTGTCCTCGACTGGGACACAGCTTCTCCTTGGTGGGAAACAAATGCTACCTTTTTGGAGGACTGGCCAATGACAGTGAAGATCCCAAAAACAACATACCAAG ATACCTGAATGACCTGTATACCTTGGAGCTGCGAGCAGGCTCCAGTGTGGTGGGCTGGGACATCCCCATCACGTACGGCGTGCTGCCCCCTCCCAGGGAGAGCCACACAGCTGTGGTCTACACAGAGAAGACCAGCAAGAAGTCACGGATCATCATCTATGGGGGCATGAGCGGCTGTCGTCTCGGAGACCTCTGGGTCTTTGACATAG ACACTCTAACATGGAACAAGCCAGCTATCAATGGTACAGCTCCCCTTCCCCGCAGTCTCCACTCtgccaccaccatcaccaacaA aatgtttgtgtttggagGCTGGGTGCCCCTAGTGATGGACGATGTGAAAGTAGCCACACATGAGAAGGAGTGGAAGTGCACTAACACACTGGCCTGCCTCAACCTGG ACACTATGATGTGGGAGACAGTGTTGATGGATAGCCTGGAGGACAACATCCCCAGAGCCAGGGCAGGACACTGCAGCGTGGCCATCAACTCCCGCCTCTATGTCTGGAGTGGCAGAGATGGCTACCGCAAGGCCTGGAACAACCAGGTGTGCTGCAAGGATCTGTGGTACCTGGAGACAG AGCGGCCCCACCCCCCAGCACGTGTGCAGCTGGTGCGAGCCAACACCAACTCTCTGGAGGTGAGCTGGGGTGCGGTGCAGACGGCAGACACCTACCTGCTCCAGCTGCAGAAGTACGACATCCCCGCCACCTCTGCTGCTGCCTCCACTCCTGCAGGAAGTGCGGCAGCCACCTCActaccctccatcacccccaagAGCCCCGCCCCGGCTGCAGCCTCTGTGGCGAGCCACGGTCTGCCCCTCCAGGGCATCACCCTGGTCCCCTCGCCCACCACCTCTGTACCGGGAAGTCCCCTGGGAGCCCGCGGGCCAG CTATTCTAAAGGTGGCCGCTCCCCACTCCACCACAGGAACATCCATTGTCACCGTGAGGCAAGCCAATCAGGCAGGCAAATCCCCAGTCAccctgacatcacttcctgctggCGTCCGCATGGTGGTACCAGCCCAGGGAGCCCATGGAACG CCAATTGGCAGCAGCCCTCAGATGAGTGGCATGGCTGCCCTGGCTGCCGCCGCTGCAGCCACTCAGAAGATCCCACCCTCCACGGCAACAATGATCAATGTCCCGCCAGGCGCCACCATCGTCAAGACGTTGGCGGTTAGTCCCGGCTCCACCACCATGCCCGTCAAAGTGGGCTCGCCTATTATG GTGAGCAACCCTGCCACCCGCATGCTGAAAACTGCCGCAGCGCAGGTGGGCACGTCCTGCATCACCACGCCCAACACCCCCACTCGGCCTATCATCACAGTGCACAAGTCCGGCACTGTAACGGTGGCCCAGCAGACACAAGTGGTCACTACGATGGTGGGAGGAGTAACCAAGACCATCACCTTGGTCAAGAGCCCCCTCACCATGGGTGGCAGTGGAACACTG tTCTCTAACTTGGGGAACCTTGGCAAAGTGATGTCGGTGGTGCAAACCAAACCAGGTCAGGCAGGAACCATGACTGGGCAGGGAGGCACCCAGATCATACAG ACTAAAGGTCCTCTCCCTGCGGGCACCATCCTGAAGCTTGTGACGTCTGCCGACGGTAaacccaccaccatcatcaccagcaGTCAGGCGGGGGGCACTGGCACCAAGCCCACCATCCTGGGCATCAGCGGCATGTCCCCTACCTCCACCTCCAAGCCTGGCACCACCATCATTAAGACCATCCCCATGTCTGCCCTCCAGCAGGGAGCCACAGGTAGACCTCTATACG GTGTGACGAGCAGTGCAGGAATGAAGAGTCCTATCACCATCCTCACCACCAAGATGATGACCCCGGGCACTGGCAAGTTCATCACCACCGTGCCCAAGTTGGGGACTGGAGTTGGCCAGCAGGGCCTAACACAG GTGGTGTTGAAGGGAGCCCCTGGTCAACCAGGCACCATCCTCAGGACTGTTCCCATGGGCGGAGTCCGTCTTGTCTCCCCCGGGACCGTGTCCTCGGTCAAACCCACAGTCACCACCCTTGTTGTCAAGGGAACCACAG GAATGACGACTCTTGGCACGGTCACCGGCACCGTCTCCACAACCCTGGCAGGAGGGGGTGTGGCTAATGCCACTCTGGCCACGCCCATAACCACCCTGTCCAGCCAGGTGGTTAGCTCTGCCTCCAGCTCCTCGCCCACACAG GTGACCCTGATCACCACGCCCAGTGGAGTGGAGGCCCAGCCTGTCCAGGACCTGCCCGTCTCCATTATGGCCTCGCCCACCTCTGACCAGCCCAGTGCCAGCTCTGGGTCTGGGGCCGAGGCGTCGTCTGGAGACACCCCTGGAACCGTCACCCTGGTCTGTTCCAACCCGCCTTGCGAAACCCACGAGACCGGTACCACCAACACGTCAACCGTGGCCTCTTCAACCATGGGTGGCGTAGAGCAGCGAGTGTGCTCTAACCCGCCCTGTGAAACTCACGAGACAGGCACCACCAACACGGCAACAGTAGCTTCGTCTGGTATGGGCAGGGGGACGCAACAGGCCTGCACCAACCCCCCCTCTGAGACCCACGATACGGGAACCACCAACACCGCCACCACCGCCAGCTGTAACATGGGCTCCAACCAGACGGGGGTCCCCACCTCCAGCGGCTCCGATTCGCCATCCTCCCCCTCGGGCTCGTCGGACCCACTTTCCCCCTCAGTGTCGGGCGCTAACTCGGCCCCAGGGGTTCTGCGGCCAGAGACTCTCCGCACAGGGACCACCTACACCCATACCACGGCCCGCTCCAACATGGGCTCCGACCAGACTGGTACGGTTCAGAGCTCGACGAAGGAAAAGTCGGGTCAAGGGAGCGGTGTGACCTCCCCTGTGTGCTCCAACCCGCCCTGTGAGACCCAGGtgaccagcaccaccaccacaagcGGAGCCGGCAGCATCCAACAGACCTGCTCCAACCCGCCGTGCGAAACCCACGAGACGGGTACGACCAGCACCCCGAcccaggcctcctccagcaTGGGAGCACCAGGCCAGGCTGAGGTGGCCCAAAGGGTGTGCTCTAACCCCCCTTGTGAGACCCATGAGACTGGCACCACCAACACCCCCTCCACGGCCTCCTCCAACCAGGCGGGCACTGTCCAGAGAGTGTGCTCCAACCCCCCCTGTGAAACCCACGAGACTGGGACCACTAACACAGCCACCACTGCCACAG cccagccagccGGCGAGGGAGCGCAGGATGACAACGGCACCACAGACgccccctcctcgtcctcgtccacAGAGTCCAGCGCAGTCACCACCACCCAGAGCCGTGCCGTCACCACGGTTACCCAGGCCACGCCCACCCCAGGACCCTCTGTACCG GACATCTCGTCCATGTGTGGCGAGGACCAGAAGGCCGACTCGTCTGAGGCGGTGGCCGCTGCgacgggggaaggggaggagcccaTGCAGACAGATGACTCTGCTGCCGCAGGCTCCATCCTGCAGGTGCACATGGAGACTGAGCCCAGCCAGCCTGACCAGACCCAG ATGGagcaggggggcggggcggagCCTATGAGCCTGCCCCAGGAGCTGATGTCATCAGAGGGCGCCACAGGTACGACCCTCATGGTGACGGGGCTGACCCCGGAGGAGCTGGCGGTGACGGCCgcggcggaggaggcggccCAGGCAGCAGCCTCAGAGGAGGCCCAGGCTCTGGCCATCCAGGCTGTCCTGCAGGCCGCGCAGCAGGCTGTCATGA ATGAAGGTGAGGCCAGCTCGGAGACCCAGCAGCCCACCACCATCCCCATCGTGCTGACCCAGCAGGAGCTGGCAGCCCtggtgcagcagcagcagcagctccaggaggcccaggcccaggctcaGGCTCTGGCCCAGCAGGAGGCCGCCGCCCAGGGCCAGGCGgcagcctctctccctaccGAGGGCCTGGCTCCAGCCGACAGCCTCAATGACCCCACCTCGGAGAGCAACGGTCATGAGATGGCGTCCGCCGTGACGAGTGCGGTTGCCAGGTTGGCCAGCACCTTTGCCACACCGCAGACGCTGAGCTCTGCCGGTCCTGCCAAAATGCAGGCAGCTGCCACTATGGCTGACGTGGCCAACGGCATTGAGTCTGCAACAGGG CAGGGAGCCCCTCCCTCCATGGTCCCGAAGCCTGCTGTCAAGAAAGACAACCAGTGGTATGATGTGGGCATCGTCAAGGTGACCAACATGGTGGTCACGCACTTCTATGTCCCTGCAGatgactctgtctctgat GATGACTCCGGGGCGATGCCAGACTACACCCAGATGAGGAAGCTGGAGCTGCAGCCGGGCACGGCCTACAAGTTCCGTGTGGCGGGCATCAACAACTGCGGGCGGGGCACCTTCTCCGAGGTGTCCGCCTTCAAGACCTGCCTGCCAGGCTTCCCAGGAGCGCCCTGCGCCATCAAGATCAGCAAG AGCCCAGATGGGGCCCACTTGACCTGGGAGCCTCCCTCAGTAACGTCTGGTAAGATCATCGAGTACTCCGTCTACCTGGCCATCCAGAGCAGCCAAACCACCCAGGAGTCCAagccctccaccccagcccagCTGGCCTTTATGAGGGTCTTCTGTGGGCCTAGCCCCTCCTGCCTGGTGCAGTCCTCCAGCCTGTCCAACGCACACATAGACTACACCACCAAGCCTGCCATCATCTTCCGCATCGCAGCCCGCAACGAGAAGGGCTATGGCCCAGCCACGCAAGTCAGGTGGCTCCAAG aAACCAGTAAAGATGGCTCTGCTGCTAAACCAGCTGCCAAGAGACCAGGCACCTCCCCCGACAC GAAAGCTACTGGTCCAAAGAAGGCCAGGGCCGACCAGTAA
- the hcfc1b gene encoding host cell factor 1b isoform X1: MTSGTSSSVLQPRWKRVLGWSGPVPRPRHGHRAVAIKELMVVFGGGNEGIVDELHVYNTATNQWFIPAVRGDIPPGCAAYGFVCDGTRLLVFGGMVEYGKYSNDLYELQASRWEWKRLKAKGPKNGPPPCPRLGHSFSLVGNKCYLFGGLANDSEDPKNNIPRYLNDLYTLELRAGSSVVGWDIPITYGVLPPPRESHTAVVYTEKTSKKSRIIIYGGMSGCRLGDLWVFDIDTLTWNKPAINGTAPLPRSLHSATTITNKMFVFGGWVPLVMDDVKVATHEKEWKCTNTLACLNLDTMMWETVLMDSLEDNIPRARAGHCSVAINSRLYVWSGRDGYRKAWNNQVCCKDLWYLETERPHPPARVQLVRANTNSLEVSWGAVQTADTYLLQLQKYDIPATSAAASTPAGSAAATSLPSITPKSPAPAAASVASHGLPLQGITLVPSPTTSVPGSPLGARGPAILKVAAPHSTTGTSIVTVRQANQAGKSPVTLTSLPAGVRMVVPAQGAHGTPIGSSPQMSGMAALAAAAAATQKIPPSTATMINVPPGATIVKTLAVSPGSTTMPVKVGSPIMVSNPATRMLKTAAAQVGTSCITTPNTPTRPIITVHKSGTVTVAQQTQVVTTMVGGVTKTITLVKSPLTMGGSGTLFSNLGNLGKVMSVVQTKPGQAGTMTGQGGTQIIQTKGPLPAGTILKLVTSADGKPTTIITSSQAGGTGTKPTILGISGMSPTSTSKPGTTIIKTIPMSALQQGATGRPLYGVTSSAGMKSPITILTTKMMTPGTGKFITTVPKLGTGVGQQGLTQVVLKGAPGQPGTILRTVPMGGVRLVSPGTVSSVKPTVTTLVVKGTTGMTTLGTVTGTVSTTLAGGGVANATLATPITTLSSQVVSSASSSSPTQVTLITTPSGVEAQPVQDLPVSIMASPTSDQPSASSGSGAEASSGDTPGTVTLVCSNPPCETHETGTTNTSTVASSTMGGVEQRVCSNPPCETHETGTTNTATVASSGMGRGTQQACTNPPSETHDTGTTNTATTASCNMGSNQTGVPTSSGSDSPSSPSGSSDPLSPSVSGANSAPGVLRPETLRTGTTYTHTTARSNMGSDQTGTVQSSTKEKSGQGSGVTSPVCSNPPCETQVTSTTTTSGAGSIQQTCSNPPCETHETGTTSTPTQASSSMGAPGQAEVAQRVCSNPPCETHETGTTNTPSTASSNQAGTVQRVCSNPPCETHETGTTNTATTATAQPAGEGAQDDNGTTDAPSSSSSTESSAVTTTQSRAVTTVTQATPTPGPSVPDISSMCGEDQKADSSEAVAAATGEGEEPMQTDDSAAAGSILQVHMETEPSQPDQTQMEQGGGAEPMSLPQELMSSEGATGTTLMVTGLTPEELAVTAAAEEAAQAAASEEAQALAIQAVLQAAQQAVMNEGEASSETQQPTTIPIVLTQQELAALVQQQQQLQEAQAQAQALAQQEAAAQGQAAASLPTEGLAPADSLNDPTSESNGHEMASAVTSAVARLASTFATPQTLSSAGPAKMQAAATMADVANGIESATGKQGAPPSMVPKPAVKKDNQWYDVGIVKVTNMVVTHFYVPADDSVSDDDSGAMPDYTQMRKLELQPGTAYKFRVAGINNCGRGTFSEVSAFKTCLPGFPGAPCAIKISKSPDGAHLTWEPPSVTSGKIIEYSVYLAIQSSQTTQESKPSTPAQLAFMRVFCGPSPSCLVQSSSLSNAHIDYTTKPAIIFRIAARNEKGYGPATQVRWLQETSKDGSAAKPAAKRPGTSPDTKATGPKKARADQ, encoded by the exons ATGACATCTGGGACCTCAAGCTCAGTTCTGCAGCCACGGTGGAAGCGGGTGTTGGGATGGTCCGGCCCGGTACCCCGGCCCCGCCACGGCCACCGTGCGGTGGCAATTAAGGAATTAATGGTTGTATTCGGGGGAGGCAATGAAGGAATTGTGGACGAACTACACGTTTACAATACAG CAACCAACCAGTGGTTTATTCCTGCTGTCCGCGGAGACATCCCCCCCGGTTGTGCTGCGTATGGGTTCGTGTGTGATGGTACCAGACTACTCGTCTTTGGAGGAATGGTTGAATATGGAAAATACAGCAATGATCTGTATGAACTGCAG GCCAGCCGATGGGAATGGAAACGACTGAAGGCAAAAGGGCCCAAGAACGGGCCGCCTCCCTGTCCTCGACTGGGACACAGCTTCTCCTTGGTGGGAAACAAATGCTACCTTTTTGGAGGACTGGCCAATGACAGTGAAGATCCCAAAAACAACATACCAAG ATACCTGAATGACCTGTATACCTTGGAGCTGCGAGCAGGCTCCAGTGTGGTGGGCTGGGACATCCCCATCACGTACGGCGTGCTGCCCCCTCCCAGGGAGAGCCACACAGCTGTGGTCTACACAGAGAAGACCAGCAAGAAGTCACGGATCATCATCTATGGGGGCATGAGCGGCTGTCGTCTCGGAGACCTCTGGGTCTTTGACATAG ACACTCTAACATGGAACAAGCCAGCTATCAATGGTACAGCTCCCCTTCCCCGCAGTCTCCACTCtgccaccaccatcaccaacaA aatgtttgtgtttggagGCTGGGTGCCCCTAGTGATGGACGATGTGAAAGTAGCCACACATGAGAAGGAGTGGAAGTGCACTAACACACTGGCCTGCCTCAACCTGG ACACTATGATGTGGGAGACAGTGTTGATGGATAGCCTGGAGGACAACATCCCCAGAGCCAGGGCAGGACACTGCAGCGTGGCCATCAACTCCCGCCTCTATGTCTGGAGTGGCAGAGATGGCTACCGCAAGGCCTGGAACAACCAGGTGTGCTGCAAGGATCTGTGGTACCTGGAGACAG AGCGGCCCCACCCCCCAGCACGTGTGCAGCTGGTGCGAGCCAACACCAACTCTCTGGAGGTGAGCTGGGGTGCGGTGCAGACGGCAGACACCTACCTGCTCCAGCTGCAGAAGTACGACATCCCCGCCACCTCTGCTGCTGCCTCCACTCCTGCAGGAAGTGCGGCAGCCACCTCActaccctccatcacccccaagAGCCCCGCCCCGGCTGCAGCCTCTGTGGCGAGCCACGGTCTGCCCCTCCAGGGCATCACCCTGGTCCCCTCGCCCACCACCTCTGTACCGGGAAGTCCCCTGGGAGCCCGCGGGCCAG CTATTCTAAAGGTGGCCGCTCCCCACTCCACCACAGGAACATCCATTGTCACCGTGAGGCAAGCCAATCAGGCAGGCAAATCCCCAGTCAccctgacatcacttcctgctggCGTCCGCATGGTGGTACCAGCCCAGGGAGCCCATGGAACG CCAATTGGCAGCAGCCCTCAGATGAGTGGCATGGCTGCCCTGGCTGCCGCCGCTGCAGCCACTCAGAAGATCCCACCCTCCACGGCAACAATGATCAATGTCCCGCCAGGCGCCACCATCGTCAAGACGTTGGCGGTTAGTCCCGGCTCCACCACCATGCCCGTCAAAGTGGGCTCGCCTATTATG GTGAGCAACCCTGCCACCCGCATGCTGAAAACTGCCGCAGCGCAGGTGGGCACGTCCTGCATCACCACGCCCAACACCCCCACTCGGCCTATCATCACAGTGCACAAGTCCGGCACTGTAACGGTGGCCCAGCAGACACAAGTGGTCACTACGATGGTGGGAGGAGTAACCAAGACCATCACCTTGGTCAAGAGCCCCCTCACCATGGGTGGCAGTGGAACACTG tTCTCTAACTTGGGGAACCTTGGCAAAGTGATGTCGGTGGTGCAAACCAAACCAGGTCAGGCAGGAACCATGACTGGGCAGGGAGGCACCCAGATCATACAG ACTAAAGGTCCTCTCCCTGCGGGCACCATCCTGAAGCTTGTGACGTCTGCCGACGGTAaacccaccaccatcatcaccagcaGTCAGGCGGGGGGCACTGGCACCAAGCCCACCATCCTGGGCATCAGCGGCATGTCCCCTACCTCCACCTCCAAGCCTGGCACCACCATCATTAAGACCATCCCCATGTCTGCCCTCCAGCAGGGAGCCACAGGTAGACCTCTATACG GTGTGACGAGCAGTGCAGGAATGAAGAGTCCTATCACCATCCTCACCACCAAGATGATGACCCCGGGCACTGGCAAGTTCATCACCACCGTGCCCAAGTTGGGGACTGGAGTTGGCCAGCAGGGCCTAACACAG GTGGTGTTGAAGGGAGCCCCTGGTCAACCAGGCACCATCCTCAGGACTGTTCCCATGGGCGGAGTCCGTCTTGTCTCCCCCGGGACCGTGTCCTCGGTCAAACCCACAGTCACCACCCTTGTTGTCAAGGGAACCACAG GAATGACGACTCTTGGCACGGTCACCGGCACCGTCTCCACAACCCTGGCAGGAGGGGGTGTGGCTAATGCCACTCTGGCCACGCCCATAACCACCCTGTCCAGCCAGGTGGTTAGCTCTGCCTCCAGCTCCTCGCCCACACAG GTGACCCTGATCACCACGCCCAGTGGAGTGGAGGCCCAGCCTGTCCAGGACCTGCCCGTCTCCATTATGGCCTCGCCCACCTCTGACCAGCCCAGTGCCAGCTCTGGGTCTGGGGCCGAGGCGTCGTCTGGAGACACCCCTGGAACCGTCACCCTGGTCTGTTCCAACCCGCCTTGCGAAACCCACGAGACCGGTACCACCAACACGTCAACCGTGGCCTCTTCAACCATGGGTGGCGTAGAGCAGCGAGTGTGCTCTAACCCGCCCTGTGAAACTCACGAGACAGGCACCACCAACACGGCAACAGTAGCTTCGTCTGGTATGGGCAGGGGGACGCAACAGGCCTGCACCAACCCCCCCTCTGAGACCCACGATACGGGAACCACCAACACCGCCACCACCGCCAGCTGTAACATGGGCTCCAACCAGACGGGGGTCCCCACCTCCAGCGGCTCCGATTCGCCATCCTCCCCCTCGGGCTCGTCGGACCCACTTTCCCCCTCAGTGTCGGGCGCTAACTCGGCCCCAGGGGTTCTGCGGCCAGAGACTCTCCGCACAGGGACCACCTACACCCATACCACGGCCCGCTCCAACATGGGCTCCGACCAGACTGGTACGGTTCAGAGCTCGACGAAGGAAAAGTCGGGTCAAGGGAGCGGTGTGACCTCCCCTGTGTGCTCCAACCCGCCCTGTGAGACCCAGGtgaccagcaccaccaccacaagcGGAGCCGGCAGCATCCAACAGACCTGCTCCAACCCGCCGTGCGAAACCCACGAGACGGGTACGACCAGCACCCCGAcccaggcctcctccagcaTGGGAGCACCAGGCCAGGCTGAGGTGGCCCAAAGGGTGTGCTCTAACCCCCCTTGTGAGACCCATGAGACTGGCACCACCAACACCCCCTCCACGGCCTCCTCCAACCAGGCGGGCACTGTCCAGAGAGTGTGCTCCAACCCCCCCTGTGAAACCCACGAGACTGGGACCACTAACACAGCCACCACTGCCACAG cccagccagccGGCGAGGGAGCGCAGGATGACAACGGCACCACAGACgccccctcctcgtcctcgtccacAGAGTCCAGCGCAGTCACCACCACCCAGAGCCGTGCCGTCACCACGGTTACCCAGGCCACGCCCACCCCAGGACCCTCTGTACCG GACATCTCGTCCATGTGTGGCGAGGACCAGAAGGCCGACTCGTCTGAGGCGGTGGCCGCTGCgacgggggaaggggaggagcccaTGCAGACAGATGACTCTGCTGCCGCAGGCTCCATCCTGCAGGTGCACATGGAGACTGAGCCCAGCCAGCCTGACCAGACCCAG ATGGagcaggggggcggggcggagCCTATGAGCCTGCCCCAGGAGCTGATGTCATCAGAGGGCGCCACAGGTACGACCCTCATGGTGACGGGGCTGACCCCGGAGGAGCTGGCGGTGACGGCCgcggcggaggaggcggccCAGGCAGCAGCCTCAGAGGAGGCCCAGGCTCTGGCCATCCAGGCTGTCCTGCAGGCCGCGCAGCAGGCTGTCATGA ATGAAGGTGAGGCCAGCTCGGAGACCCAGCAGCCCACCACCATCCCCATCGTGCTGACCCAGCAGGAGCTGGCAGCCCtggtgcagcagcagcagcagctccaggaggcccaggcccaggctcaGGCTCTGGCCCAGCAGGAGGCCGCCGCCCAGGGCCAGGCGgcagcctctctccctaccGAGGGCCTGGCTCCAGCCGACAGCCTCAATGACCCCACCTCGGAGAGCAACGGTCATGAGATGGCGTCCGCCGTGACGAGTGCGGTTGCCAGGTTGGCCAGCACCTTTGCCACACCGCAGACGCTGAGCTCTGCCGGTCCTGCCAAAATGCAGGCAGCTGCCACTATGGCTGACGTGGCCAACGGCATTGAGTCTGCAACAGGG AAGCAGGGAGCCCCTCCCTCCATGGTCCCGAAGCCTGCTGTCAAGAAAGACAACCAGTGGTATGATGTGGGCATCGTCAAGGTGACCAACATGGTGGTCACGCACTTCTATGTCCCTGCAGatgactctgtctctgat GATGACTCCGGGGCGATGCCAGACTACACCCAGATGAGGAAGCTGGAGCTGCAGCCGGGCACGGCCTACAAGTTCCGTGTGGCGGGCATCAACAACTGCGGGCGGGGCACCTTCTCCGAGGTGTCCGCCTTCAAGACCTGCCTGCCAGGCTTCCCAGGAGCGCCCTGCGCCATCAAGATCAGCAAG AGCCCAGATGGGGCCCACTTGACCTGGGAGCCTCCCTCAGTAACGTCTGGTAAGATCATCGAGTACTCCGTCTACCTGGCCATCCAGAGCAGCCAAACCACCCAGGAGTCCAagccctccaccccagcccagCTGGCCTTTATGAGGGTCTTCTGTGGGCCTAGCCCCTCCTGCCTGGTGCAGTCCTCCAGCCTGTCCAACGCACACATAGACTACACCACCAAGCCTGCCATCATCTTCCGCATCGCAGCCCGCAACGAGAAGGGCTATGGCCCAGCCACGCAAGTCAGGTGGCTCCAAG aAACCAGTAAAGATGGCTCTGCTGCTAAACCAGCTGCCAAGAGACCAGGCACCTCCCCCGACAC GAAAGCTACTGGTCCAAAGAAGGCCAGGGCCGACCAGTAA